The Pelecanus crispus isolate bPelCri1 chromosome 7, bPelCri1.pri, whole genome shotgun sequence genome includes a window with the following:
- the LOC104028025 gene encoding SRSF protein kinase 3, translated as MEQRVQEEVPAAQRTGGHHPTREGEVFNTRYQALCKLGCGAFATVWLCQDMRRKKHVAVKVLKSREGFAEAAQDEVALLRCVSSMKKKDRAGENIVCLLDDFRMIGENGFHMCLVFEVLGPSLRCLMGNYAAQGLPLPFVKKSLQQVLAGLHFLHQRCRIIHADIKPENVLLYGRDKSLQRLLPDTLDCGQRTDLRLQGPGGDLGSRLEESDLMSIEVKIADLGSACWTYKPFSKEIQTQPYRALEVLLGLDYGTPADIWSTGCLAFEMATGECLFDPQPGKYFSRDDDHVARIIELLGRIPPQIAFSWNKSTKFFSRPGALLRISRLSPRSLHSILADRHSWTKREVTPFTSFLLPALQYAPERRATAAQCLQHAWLSAP; from the exons ATGGAGCAGCGGGTGCAGGAGGAGGTGCCGGCAGCCCAGCGCACAG GAGGCCACCATCCCACACGGGAAGGAGAGGTGTTCAACACGCGATACCAGGCTCTGTGCAAGCTGGGCTGTGGCGCCTTTGCCACCGTCTGGCTGTGCCAGGACATGAG GAGGAAGAAACATGTAGCTGTGAAGGTCCTGAAAAGCAGGGAAGGCTTTGCTGAGGCTGCCCAGGACGAGGTCGCTCTCCTCCGCTGC GTGAGCAGTATGAAGAAGAAGGACCGGGCAGGAGAAAACATCGTCTGTTTGTTAGATGACTTCAGAATGATTGGAGAGAACGGCTTCC ATATGTGCTTGGTATTTGAGGTGTTGGGTCCTTCCCTGCGATGTCTGATGGGTAACTACGCAGCCCAGGGactgcctttgccttttgtGAAGAAGTCTTTACAGCAG gtgctggcagggctgcactTCCTGCACCAGCGCTGCCGCATCATCCACGCGGACATTAAACCGGAGAACGTCTTGCTGTATGGACGTGACAAAAGCCTCCAAAGGCTTCTGCCCGATACACTCGACTGCGGCCAGAGAACAGATTTGAGGCTACAGGGACCAG GAGGTGATCTTGGCAGTCGATTGGAAGAATCGGATTTAATGAGCATAGAAGTGAAAATTGCAGATCTGGGCAGTGCGTGCTGGACA tacAAGCCTTTTTCCAAGGAGATACAGACCCAGCCATACCGTGCCCTGGAAGTGCTTCTGGGATTAGACTATGGCACTCCTGCGGATATCTGGAGCACGGGCTGCCTG GCATTTGAAATGGCAACTGGGGAGTGTCTATTTGATCCTCAACCTGGGAAATATTTCTCCAGAGATGATG ATCATGTTGCTCGTATCATTGAGCTCCTGGGAAGAATTCCTCCTCAAATTGCTTTCTCCTGGAACAAGTCAACAAAATTTTTCAGCAGGCCAG GCGCTCTTCTGCGGATCTCCAGACTTTCCCCCCGCAGTCTCCACAGCATCCTGGCGGACAGACACAGCTGGACAAAACGCGAGGTTAcccccttcaccagcttcctccTGCCCGCCCTGCAGTACGCGCCCGAGCGCCGCGCCACAGCcgcccagtgcctgcagcacgCGTGGCTCAGCGCCCCGTGA